The following proteins are co-located in the Calliphora vicina chromosome 2, idCalVici1.1, whole genome shotgun sequence genome:
- the ebi gene encoding F-box-like/WD repeat-containing protein ebi: MSFSSDEVNFLVYRYLQESGFTHSAFVFGIESHISQSNINGALVPPAALLTILQKGLLYTEVELSLGEDGMSVRAIESLSLIDAVMPEAKPPVVKTEAGKAGNGENSNAGSGSTASGGNSASNVKSEVKAEGTTTGSGSSANAAGSTGTSNSAAENTEADSNAAGAATGTGGSPAGTNTTTGNATNTTAANASDDKKSDSAAGGNTTTNADDATSSSSTNGSSSNTTSTDAASAGAAGGATSSSGTATPTTAAQTGSAGGSGSAPGGNAATAPTSAQTVPSSATATSAGSAAGSGNVEAMEIDSDIEIPASKATVLRGHESEVFICAWNPSRDLLASGSGDSTARIWDMSDAMSSPNQLVLRHCIQKGGAEVPSNKDVTSLDWNCDGTLLATGSYDGFARIWKTDGRLASTLGQHKGPIFALKWNKRGNYILSAGVDKTTIIWDASTGQCTQQFSFHNAPALDVDWQTNNSFASCSTDQRIHVCRLGSEVPVKTFKGHTNEVNAIKWCPQGKLLASCSDDMTLKIWCMSRDKCCHDLQAHSKEIYTIKWSPTGPGTQNPNTNLLLASASFDSTVRLWDVERGMCIHTLTKHTEPVYSVAFSPDGKYLASGSFDKCVHIWSTQSGQLVHSYKGTGGIFEVCWNSKGTKVGASASDGSVFVLDLRKF; this comes from the exons ATGAGTTTTTCCAGTGACGAAGTAAACTTTTTAGTTTACCGATATTTGCAAGAATCTG gtttTACACATTCGGCTTTTGTATTTGGTATTGAATCCCATATATCACAAAGTAATATAAATGGAGCTCTCGTTCCACCTGCTGCCTTGTTGACAATACTGCAAAAGGGTTTATTATATACAGAGGTTGAGTTGTCATTAGGTGAGGATGGGATGTCCGTAAGAGCTATAGAAAGTCTTAGTCTAATAGATGCCGTAATGCCAGAAGCTAAACCTCCCGTAGTTAAAACAGAGGCTGGCAAAGCGGGAAATGGAGAAAATTCGAATGCTGGAAGTGGAAGCACAGCATCTGGTGGTAATTCAGCTTCAAATGTTAAATCAGAAGTAAAAGCAGAAGGTACAACAACGGGTAGTGGATCTTCAGCAAATGCCGCCGGCTCAACGGGTACTTCCAATTCAGCAGCAGAAAACACTGAAGCGGATAGTAATGCTGCCGGAGCTGCAACAGGCACGGGAGGCTCACCAGCCGGAACAAATACTACTACAGGAAACGCTACCAACACTACAGCTGCCAATGCTTCAGACGATAAGAAGAGTGACTCGGCTGCTGGAGGTAATACTACGACCAATGCTGACGATGCCACCTCTTCTTCCTCCACAAATGGTAGTTCAAGTAACACAACTTCCACTGATGCAGCATCTGCTGGTGCCGCTGGAGGAGCTACCAGCTCTTCTGGAACCGCTACACCCACTACAGCTGCACAAACTGGTTCTGCTGGTGGTTCCGGTTCAGCACCCGGTGGGAATGCAGCCACTGCACCCACATCTGCTCAAACCGTCCCTAGTAGTGCGACAGCTACGAGTGCGGGAAGTGCGGCTGGTTCGGGTAATGTAGAAGCAATGGAAATTGATTCTGATATTGAAATACCGGCATCAAAAGCAACCGTATTAAGAGGTCATGAAAGTGAAGTTTTCATTTGTGCTTGGAATCCATCACGAGATTTATTAGCTAGTGGTTCGGGCGATAGCACTGCACGTATTTGGGATATGTCTGATGCAATGAGTTCACCCAACCAATTGGTTCTGCGCCATTGCATACAAAAAGGAGGAGCAGAAGTACCCAGCAATAAGGATGTAACATCTTTAGATTGGAAC TGTGATGGCACTCTTTTAGCTACGGGCAGTTATGATGGTTTTGCTCGTATTTGGAAAACTGATGGACGATTAGCATCGACATTGGGGCAACATAAGGGTCCCATATTTGCCTTAAAGTGGAATAAACGTGGCAACTACATACTTTCTGCTGGTGTTGACAAGACTACCATTATTTGGGATGCTTCTACCGGACAATGTACTCAGCAATTTTCATTCCACAATGCACCAGCCCTTGATGTTGATTGGCAAACAAACAATTCATTTGCATCTTGTAGTACTGATCAACGTATTCATGTGTGTCGTTTGGGTTCCGAAGTGCCCGTCAAAACGTTTAAAGGCCACACGAACGAGGTCAATGCAATCAAGTGGTGCCCACAGGGTAAACTGTTGGCCTCATGTTCTGATGATATGACTTTAAAGATTTGGTGCATGAGTCGAGACAAATGTTGCCACGATTTGCAGGCACATTCTAAGGAAATCTATACAATTAAATGGTCACCCACGGGTCCTGGTACACAAAATCCAAATACAAATTTACTATTGGCGTCAGCATCATTTGACTCCACTGTACGTTTGTGGGACGTGGAAAGAGGCATGTGTATACACACGTTGACGAAACATACAGAACCAGTCTATTCGGTGGCGTTCTCACCTGATGGCAAGTATTTGGCATCTGGTAGCTTTGATAAATGCGTACACATTTGGAGTACTCAATCAGGACAGTTGGTACACAGTTACAAGGGTACCGGTGGTATATTTGAAGTTTGTTGGAATTCTAAAGGAACAAAGGTGGGAGCTAGTGCTTCCGATGGCAGCGTATTTGTACTGGATCTCAGAAAATTTTGA
- the LOC135950225 gene encoding ribonuclease H2 subunit A, translated as MPKKAEIKSEPLNDTVESNNDEEEKYDPAVDKITSLKKLGPFIASKDNSRNTIYFSDIPQVCKDEPCMLGVDEAGRGPVLGPMVYGIAFCPIASKQVLIDLGCADSKQLTEEKRDIIFDDINAKEYANKCIGWAVEIISPNVISTSMFRRSKCSLNEVSMNSAIGLIHAAVDLGVNIAEVYVDTVGPPEKYQAKLQLIFPQFKITVAKKADSTYPIVSAASICAKVSRDHALKVWKFPEGIEIEDNNFGSGYPGDPVTKRFLSENIDLVFGFPRLVRFSWSTAENALADKAYEMEFDEPDSEKPKYAGTKLTKFFKGTTKTGEIKREPCRLFKERFLDNCVDF; from the coding sequence atGCCTAAAAAAGCTGAAATTAAAAGTGAACCTTTGAATGATACCGTAGAAAGTAACAATGATGAAGAAGAAAAATATGATCCGGCTGTGGATAAAATCACATCCCTTAAGAAATTGGGACCTTTTATAGCCTCCAAAGATAATTCGCGCAATACAATTTACTTCTCAGATATACCACAAGTGTGTAAAGATGAACCATGTATGCTGGGTGTTGATGAAGCCGGACGTGGTCCTGTTTTAGGACCTATGGTATATGGCATAGCATTCTGTCCTATAGCCAGTAAACAAGTTCTAATTGATTTGGGCTGTGCTGATTCCAAACAATTGACCGAAGAGAAAAGAGACATAATTTTCGATGACATCAACGCGAAGGAGTATGCTAATAAATGTATAGGCTGGGCTGTAGAAATAATCTCACCTAATGTCATCAGCACTAGTATGTTTAGAAGATCAAAATGTTCGCTGAATGAAGTTTCCATGAATTCTGCTATTGGCCTAATACATGCTGCTGTCGATTTAGGTGTTAACATAGCCGAAGTATATGTGGATACTGTTGGACCGCCCGAAAAATATCAAGCTAAACTTCAGCTAATTTTTCCACAATTCAAAATAACTGTTGCTAAGAAAGCGGATTCTACTTATCCTATTGTATCTGCCGCTAGTATATGCGCCAAGGTTAGTCGTGATCATGCCCTGAAAGTTTGGAAATTTCCCGAAGGCATTGAAATTGAAGATAATAACTTTGGCAGTGGTTATCCCGGTGATCCAGTTACAAAACGTTTTCTTTCCGAAAATATTGACCTGGTATTTGGATTCCCACGTTTAGTGCGCTTCAGTTGGTCTACAGCTGAAAATGCTTTGGCAGATAAGGCCTACGAAATGGAATTCGATGAGCCCGATTCAGAGAAGCCTAAATATGCCGGCACTAAATtgacgaaattttttaaaggcaCAACTAAAACGGGAGAGATTAAAAGGGAACCATGTCGTTTGTTTAAAGAAAGATTTCTAGATAATTGTGTagatttttaa
- the RpLP1 gene encoding large ribosomal subunit protein P1 gives MSTKAELACVYASLILVDDDVAVTGEKISTILKAANVEVEPYWPGLFAKALEGINVKDLITNIGSGVGAGAPAGAAAAGGDAAPVAEAKKEEKKKEEEPEESDDDMGFALFD, from the exons atGTCTACCAAAGCTGAACTCGCTTGCGTCTACGCCTCCCTTATCTTGGTTGATGATGATGTCGCCGTTACT ggTGAAAAAATCTCCACCATCTTGAAGGCCGCCAATGTTGAGGTTGAACCTTACTGGCCCGGTTTGTTCGCCAAGGCTTTGGAAGGTATCAATGTTAAGGACTTGATCACCAACATTGGATCCGGTGTCGGAGCTGGTGCCCCCGCTGGCGCTGCTGCTGCTGGTGGTGATGCCGCCCCTGTCGCTGAAGCCAAGAAGGAAGAGAAGAAGAAGGAAGAAGAACCAGAGGAATCCGATGACGATATGGGTTTCGCTCTCTTCGACTAA
- the LOC135950115 gene encoding uncharacterized protein LOC135950115, translated as MCISNENKCGFSKQFATTINGQQTEFVFQPFANKWFLLITQYGKVPNLYSVKFDLQRNEGIPAAIQGPVEHPQFHMSVPITITCNFGADKDEVRSGIQYLVNKSKLNRCPNEFVIGLGLKQMDGKNLKEVARVLDEVIV; from the coding sequence atgtgcatttctaatgaaaataaatgtggttttagcaaacaatttgCAACAACTATAAATGGACAACAAACGGAATTTGTATTCCAACCATTTGCCAACAAATGGTTTCTATTAATCACCCAATATGGAAAAGTGCCAAATCTATACAGTGTAAAATTTGACTTGCAGCGTAATGAAGGTATACCTGCTGCCATACAGGGCCCCGTGGAACATCCACAATTTCATATGTCGGTACCCATAACaataacatgcaattttggcgCAGACAAAGATGAAGTTCGCAGTGGCATACAGTATCTGGTTAACAAATCAAAGTTAAATAGATGTCCTAACGAGTTCGTAATTGGTTTGGGTTTAAAACAAATGGATGGCAAAAATCTTAAGGAAGTTGCTCGAGTGCTGGATGAAGTAATTgtctaa